In the Acidovorax sp. A79 genome, one interval contains:
- a CDS encoding DUF2199 domain-containing protein, which produces MAYTCASCGKDHDELSPYMMWRLPDPALEREHELVFDDDFTCRIGDEQYFISCELEVPFKADDLKPLGFICWARVDRETYDRYRGYREHEDTLAEYAELVPGTLANPIPCVPGSSGTAVGLKVLAGDPTPYIRWVDPGSAVAHLLARGATVGYWHEAMGAG; this is translated from the coding sequence ATGGCATACACCTGCGCGAGCTGCGGCAAGGACCACGATGAACTCTCGCCCTACATGATGTGGCGGCTGCCGGACCCGGCCCTCGAGCGTGAGCATGAACTCGTGTTCGACGACGACTTCACCTGCCGCATCGGCGACGAGCAGTACTTCATCAGCTGTGAGCTGGAAGTCCCGTTCAAGGCCGATGACCTCAAGCCGCTGGGTTTCATCTGCTGGGCCCGCGTGGACCGCGAAACATACGACCGCTACCGCGGCTATCGCGAGCACGAGGACACGCTGGCGGAATACGCCGAACTGGTGCCGGGCACGTTGGCCAATCCCATCCCCTGCGTGCCCGGCTCCTCTGGCACGGCCGTGGGCCTCAAGGTGCTGGCCGGCGACCCCACGCCCTACATTCGCTGGGTGGATCCTGGCTCGGCCGTGGCGCACCTTCTGGCCCGGGGCGCAACGGTCGGGTATTGGCACGAGGCCATGGGCGCGGGCTGA
- a CDS encoding LacI family DNA-binding transcriptional regulator: MTLSDVAQAAEVSPITASRALRGERGVAQELVQRVKDAAQRLGYVPDPAARALASQRSVQVPVLVPLLSNALFVDVLEAVHRALFPHGYQALIGVTHYDPQEEEQLLRTYLAHRPAGLLVTGFDRTEASRQMIAASGVPCVHLMEMTSAPGVYCVGFSQQDGGHGMTAHLLARGRRRVAFVAAQLDPRTMQRAEGYRRCLKEAGLYDPKLELLSPQPSSMRLGGELLEELLRTRPGVDAVFFCNDDLAQGGLLAAQRLGLQVPGQVAIAGFNDLAGSDQMLPPLTTVRTPRSAIGEASARMLLALMRGEAPERNSVDLGFELTVRGST; this comes from the coding sequence ATGACACTGAGCGACGTGGCCCAGGCCGCCGAGGTCAGCCCCATCACCGCCTCCCGCGCGCTGCGCGGCGAGCGCGGCGTGGCGCAGGAACTGGTGCAGCGCGTGAAAGACGCCGCCCAGCGGCTGGGCTACGTGCCCGACCCCGCCGCCAGGGCCCTCGCCTCCCAGCGCAGCGTGCAGGTGCCCGTGCTCGTGCCCCTGCTGTCCAACGCCCTGTTCGTCGACGTGCTGGAGGCCGTGCACCGCGCGCTGTTTCCCCACGGCTACCAGGCGCTGATCGGCGTGACCCACTACGACCCGCAGGAAGAAGAGCAGCTGCTGCGCACCTACCTGGCCCACCGCCCGGCGGGGCTGCTGGTCACCGGCTTCGACCGCACCGAGGCATCGCGCCAGATGATCGCCGCCAGTGGCGTGCCGTGCGTGCACCTGATGGAGATGACCTCCGCGCCCGGCGTGTACTGCGTGGGCTTTTCGCAGCAGGACGGGGGCCACGGCATGACGGCCCATCTCCTGGCCCGGGGCCGTCGCCGCGTGGCGTTTGTCGCGGCCCAGCTCGACCCCCGCACCATGCAGCGCGCCGAAGGCTACCGCCGCTGCCTGAAGGAAGCGGGCCTGTACGACCCGAAGCTGGAACTGCTCAGCCCCCAGCCCTCGTCCATGCGGCTGGGCGGAGAACTGCTGGAGGAACTGCTGCGCACCCGCCCGGGCGTCGATGCCGTGTTCTTCTGCAACGACGACCTGGCGCAGGGCGGCCTGCTGGCAGCGCAGCGGCTGGGCCTGCAGGTGCCCGGCCAGGTCGCCATCGCGGGCTTCAACGACCTGGCCGGCAGCGACCAGATGCTGCCGCCGCTGACCACGGTGCGCACGCCACGCTCGGCCATCGGCGAGGCCAGTGCGCGCATGCTGCTCGCGCTGATGCGCGGCGAGGCGCCCGAGCGGAACTCGGTCGACCTGGGCTTTGAGTTGACCGTGCGGGGGAGCACCTGA
- a CDS encoding TRAP transporter small permease subunit — MTTPEDSTPVRPSRYVAASQVLMAACLAVMAVAVFVNVVLRYGFGSGVVASEELSRLLFVWMVFIGAAAAYPAGEHMAFTSLAGLLAKRPLAFGALTALIRLLVIAACAMLAWGAWHQVIVGMDSHSVVLGYPAALLPLPAFLCAVAIGVMALIELIQRKPLDLGHGAEVE, encoded by the coding sequence ATGACCACCCCGGAAGACTCCACCCCCGTGCGGCCCAGCCGGTACGTCGCCGCCTCCCAGGTGCTCATGGCCGCCTGCCTGGCCGTGATGGCGGTGGCCGTGTTCGTGAATGTGGTGCTGCGCTACGGCTTTGGTAGTGGCGTCGTGGCGAGCGAAGAACTCTCGCGCCTGCTTTTCGTGTGGATGGTCTTCATTGGCGCCGCGGCGGCCTACCCCGCCGGCGAGCACATGGCCTTCACCAGCCTGGCGGGCCTGCTCGCCAAGCGTCCCCTGGCATTTGGCGCGCTCACGGCGTTGATCCGGCTGCTGGTGATCGCGGCCTGCGCGATGCTGGCCTGGGGCGCCTGGCACCAGGTGATCGTCGGCATGGACAGCCATTCCGTGGTGCTGGGCTACCCGGCGGCCCTGTTGCCGCTGCCCGCCTTTCTGTGCGCTGTCGCCATCGGCGTCATGGCGCTGATCGAATTGATTCAACGCAAGCCGCTGGACCTGGGTCACGGCGCCGAGGTGGAGTAA
- a CDS encoding DUF4148 domain-containing protein — protein sequence MNKTARFLSIAAVAAFASFGAQADEADASQFATKFETNRTRAEVAAEAATVAQTRSIEPAGSRVVTYQSTADRAAVRAQAADAVRTGQIPSGERG from the coding sequence ATGAACAAGACCGCCCGCTTCCTCTCCATCGCCGCCGTGGCTGCTTTCGCTTCTTTCGGTGCCCAGGCCGACGAAGCCGATGCCTCGCAGTTCGCCACGAAGTTCGAGACGAACCGCACCCGCGCCGAAGTGGCCGCCGAAGCCGCCACCGTGGCCCAGACCCGCTCCATCGAGCCCGCAGGTTCGCGTGTGGTGACCTACCAATCCACGGCCGACCGCGCCGCCGTGCGTGCCCAGGCCGCCGATGCCGTGCGCACCGGCCAGATCCCTTCGGGCGAGCGTGGTTGA
- a CDS encoding ABC transporter ATP-binding protein — protein MHTSLTTKFIEVHGVEQTFKTAKGLFPALRDINLTIAKGEFVALIGHSGCGKSTLLNLIAGLTTPTNGALLCANKEIRGPGPERAVVFQNHSLLPWLTCFDNIYLAVERVFGGKETKAQLRARTDAALALVGLTHAGQKRPGEISGGMKQRVGIARALSMEPQVLLMDEPFGALDALTRAKLQDELLEIVARTQSTVVMVTHDVDEAVLLSDKIVMMTNGPAATIGEVLAVDLPRPRRRVELAEDPRYVQCRKAVIDFLYTRQAHVEKAA, from the coding sequence ATGCACACCTCTCTCACCACCAAGTTCATCGAAGTCCATGGCGTGGAGCAGACCTTCAAGACCGCCAAGGGCCTGTTCCCGGCGCTGCGCGACATCAACCTCACCATCGCCAAGGGCGAGTTCGTCGCGCTGATCGGCCACTCGGGCTGCGGCAAGTCCACGCTGCTGAACCTGATCGCGGGGCTGACCACGCCCACCAACGGCGCACTGCTGTGCGCCAACAAGGAGATCAGGGGCCCGGGGCCGGAGCGCGCCGTGGTGTTCCAGAACCACTCGCTGCTGCCCTGGCTCACCTGCTTTGACAACATCTACCTCGCCGTGGAACGCGTGTTTGGCGGCAAGGAAACGAAGGCCCAGCTCAGGGCCCGCACCGATGCGGCGCTGGCGCTGGTGGGCCTCACGCACGCCGGGCAAAAGCGCCCCGGCGAGATCTCGGGCGGCATGAAGCAGCGCGTGGGCATCGCCCGTGCGCTGAGCATGGAACCCCAGGTGCTGTTGATGGACGAGCCCTTCGGCGCCCTCGATGCCCTGACCCGCGCCAAGCTGCAGGACGAGCTGCTGGAGATCGTGGCGCGCACGCAAAGCACCGTGGTCATGGTCACCCACGACGTGGACGAGGCCGTGCTGCTGTCCGACAAGATCGTGATGATGACCAACGGCCCCGCCGCCACCATTGGCGAGGTGCTGGCCGTCGACCTGCCCCGCCCCCGCCGCCGCGTGGAGCTGGCCGAGGACCCGCGCTACGTGCAGTGCCGCAAGGCGGTGATCGACTTTCTGTACACGCGGCAGGCGCATGTGGAGAAGGCGGCCTGA
- a CDS encoding TRAP transporter large permease, protein MSLGPEAQAFIVFSVGMLVLMGTGMNMGLALVLTGAGMAWVLDFWDAQLLAQNLVAGVDSFPLLAVPFFILAGELMNSGGISRRIIDMAQAWVGHIRGGLGYVAIGAAVLMASMSGSALADTAALATILLPMMRQQGYPMNTSAGLIASGGIIAPIIPPSMPFVIYGVTTNTSISALFVSGIVPGLMMGAGLIFAWRWVLRGMDLPQGEPLPVKDRLRATVRAFWAMLMPLIIIGGMKSGVFTPTEAAVVAAFYALVVALFVHREMKIAEIYGVLVRAAKTTSIVMFLCAGAQVASYMITLADLPNVLTSWLGPLVENPRLLMAVMMIVLVLIGTALDLTPTILIFAPVMLPIAVKAGIDPVYFGLMFVLNGAIGLITPPVGTVLNVVAGVGRISMHSVIKGVNPFLFTYVLILALLVAFPQIVTAPVVWLR, encoded by the coding sequence ATGTCCCTGGGACCCGAAGCGCAGGCTTTTATTGTTTTCTCCGTGGGCATGCTGGTGCTCATGGGCACAGGCATGAACATGGGCCTGGCCCTCGTGCTCACGGGCGCGGGCATGGCATGGGTGCTCGACTTCTGGGATGCGCAGCTGCTGGCCCAGAACCTGGTGGCGGGGGTGGACAGCTTTCCGCTGCTGGCCGTGCCGTTCTTCATCCTGGCTGGCGAGCTGATGAACTCGGGCGGCATCAGCCGCCGCATCATCGACATGGCGCAGGCCTGGGTCGGGCACATCCGGGGCGGCCTGGGCTATGTGGCCATCGGCGCGGCAGTGCTCATGGCCAGCATGAGCGGCTCCGCGCTGGCCGATACGGCCGCGCTGGCCACCATCCTCTTGCCCATGATGCGCCAGCAGGGCTACCCGATGAACACGTCGGCCGGGCTGATCGCCTCGGGCGGCATCATCGCGCCCATCATCCCGCCCTCCATGCCGTTCGTGATCTACGGCGTGACGACCAACACCTCCATCTCTGCGCTGTTCGTCTCCGGCATCGTGCCGGGCCTGATGATGGGCGCGGGCCTCATCTTCGCCTGGCGCTGGGTGCTGCGCGGCATGGACCTGCCGCAGGGCGAACCCTTGCCCGTCAAGGACCGCCTGCGCGCCACGGTGCGTGCCTTCTGGGCCATGCTGATGCCCCTGATCATCATCGGCGGCATGAAGTCGGGCGTCTTCACGCCCACCGAGGCCGCCGTGGTGGCCGCGTTCTACGCGCTGGTGGTGGCGTTGTTCGTCCACCGCGAAATGAAGATCGCGGAAATCTACGGCGTGCTGGTGCGTGCGGCCAAGACCACCTCCATCGTGATGTTCCTCTGCGCGGGCGCCCAGGTGGCCAGCTACATGATCACGCTGGCCGACCTGCCCAATGTGCTGACCAGCTGGCTGGGTCCGCTGGTGGAGAACCCCCGCCTCCTGATGGCGGTGATGATGATCGTGCTGGTGCTGATCGGCACGGCGCTCGACCTCACGCCCACCATCCTGATCTTCGCGCCCGTGATGCTGCCCATCGCCGTGAAGGCGGGCATCGACCCGGTGTATTTCGGCCTGATGTTCGTGCTCAACGGCGCGATCGGCCTCATCACGCCGCCGGTGGGCACGGTGCTCAACGTGGTGGCCGGGGTGGGGCGGATATCGATGCACAGCGTGATCAAGGGCGTGAACCCGTTCCTCTTCACCTACGTGCTGATCCTGGCCTTGCTGGTCGCCTTTCCACAGATCGTCACCGCCCCCGTGGTGTGGCTGCGCTGA
- a CDS encoding gluconokinase, protein MGVAGCGKSSLGSALAQAEGLPLIEGDDHHSPASREKMRQGIALTDADREGWLATLGQLLQAQPHGAVLTCSALKKSYRDRLRDACPGLRFVFLEIDRASAGQRVADRAGTHFFSSALVDSQFATLESPVGEAGVLRLDALAALAVLQQQASAWIAATEAA, encoded by the coding sequence ATGGGCGTGGCGGGGTGCGGCAAGTCGAGCCTGGGCTCGGCCCTGGCGCAAGCCGAGGGCCTGCCGCTGATCGAGGGAGACGACCACCACAGCCCGGCGAGCCGTGAAAAGATGCGCCAGGGCATCGCGCTGACCGATGCAGACCGCGAGGGGTGGCTCGCCACGCTCGGGCAGCTGCTGCAGGCGCAGCCCCATGGCGCGGTCCTGACGTGCTCCGCGCTCAAGAAGTCCTACCGGGACCGCCTGCGCGATGCCTGCCCGGGGCTGCGGTTCGTTTTCCTGGAGATCGACCGTGCCAGCGCGGGCCAGCGCGTGGCCGACCGTGCCGGGACCCATTTCTTTTCCAGCGCGCTGGTGGACAGCCAGTTCGCCACGCTCGAGTCGCCCGTGGGCGAGGCGGGTGTGCTGCGGCTGGATGCACTGGCCGCCCTGGCCGTTCTTCAACAGCAGGCCTCGGCCTGGATCGCCGCCACGGAGGCCGCATGA
- a CDS encoding TRAP transporter substrate-binding protein produces the protein MKTFRRTLLAALSVAALACSFQAAAQDFKPRIIRFGYGLNEVSNQGRATKLFAEEVEKASGGKMKVRAIGAAALGSDVQMQQALVGGAQEMMVGSTATLVGITKEMAIWDTPFLFNNAKEADVVLDGPVGQKVMDKLQEKGLVGLVYWENGFRNLTNSKRPVTKLEDMNGIKLRVMQNNVFLDSFKTLGANAVPLPFSELFTALETNTVDGQENPYNTILSSKFYEVQKYLTVTNHVYSPWIVLVSKKYWDGLNKAEQKVLLDAARKSRDFERQDTRAEADKALADLKAKGMQVNELSPTEANRMREKLGAVNTSIAANVGEALWKDVQGAVAQARGTK, from the coding sequence ATGAAAACTTTCCGCCGCACCCTTCTGGCCGCCTTGTCGGTGGCCGCCCTTGCCTGCTCGTTCCAGGCCGCCGCGCAGGACTTCAAGCCGCGCATCATCCGGTTTGGCTACGGCCTCAACGAAGTGTCCAACCAGGGGCGTGCCACCAAGCTGTTCGCCGAAGAGGTCGAAAAGGCCTCGGGCGGCAAGATGAAGGTGCGCGCCATCGGCGCCGCCGCCCTGGGCTCGGACGTGCAGATGCAGCAGGCGCTGGTCGGCGGTGCGCAGGAGATGATGGTGGGCTCCACCGCCACGCTGGTGGGCATCACCAAGGAAATGGCGATCTGGGATACCCCCTTCCTGTTCAACAACGCGAAGGAGGCCGACGTGGTGCTGGACGGCCCCGTGGGCCAGAAGGTGATGGACAAGCTGCAGGAAAAGGGCCTCGTGGGCCTCGTGTACTGGGAGAACGGCTTTCGCAACCTGACCAACAGCAAGCGCCCGGTCACCAAGCTGGAGGACATGAATGGCATCAAGCTGCGCGTGATGCAGAACAACGTGTTCCTCGACAGCTTCAAGACCCTGGGAGCCAATGCTGTTCCACTGCCGTTCTCGGAACTGTTCACCGCCCTCGAGACCAACACGGTGGACGGCCAGGAGAACCCCTACAACACCATCCTGTCGAGCAAGTTCTACGAGGTGCAGAAGTACCTCACGGTGACCAACCACGTCTACAGCCCCTGGATCGTGCTGGTCAGCAAGAAGTACTGGGACGGCCTCAACAAGGCCGAGCAGAAGGTGCTGCTCGATGCCGCGAGGAAGAGCCGCGACTTCGAGCGCCAGGATACGCGCGCCGAGGCCGACAAGGCGCTGGCCGACCTCAAGGCCAAGGGCATGCAGGTCAACGAACTGTCGCCCACAGAAGCCAACCGCATGCGCGAGAAACTGGGGGCGGTCAACACCAGCATTGCCGCCAACGTGGGCGAGGCGCTGTGGAAGGACGTGCAGGGCGCCGTGGCGCAGGCGCGTGGGACCAAATAA
- a CDS encoding PAS domain-containing methyl-accepting chemotaxis protein, with the protein MRVNLPVSTQEYAFPAGQTLVSTTDLKGRILYCNPMFIEVSGYEKEELLGQPHNMIRHPDMPEEAFRDMWDTIASGAPWSAAVKNRRKDGSFYWVMANVTPLMQGDQPTGYMSVRTEATREEIQAADRLYRQMQAEKQAGTSVHVLRAGQLVKNTSWGRVAGWVRLGPLGKMMLCTLLLVLASFGAAWLGGHAVTLASGVAWVAVALLALAMAAYLHKVTVAPLAQMLRWANRMAAGDLTQKISATRSDTVGDLQKALAQLNVNLLSIVRDARQESEHMQVSTREIAQGNQDLSARTEAQAGNLQQTAASMEEITGTVKQTAESARQATVLATQATGVAERSSEAVDGVASTMKQIQAASGRISEITQLIDSIAFQTNILALNAAVEAARAGEQGRGFAVVASEVRSLSHRTQSAAKEIRQLIDDSATKVSEGHEKTDAAQKTMAESLELVRRVNTLIGEIHSASNEQLSGISQVNSAVAQLDTITQQNAALVEENAASAMQLNGQAQTMTETVQVFRIDASAPAQTRDAVALRKEMKGGQAAKSSSRALAPV; encoded by the coding sequence ATGCGCGTCAATCTGCCCGTCAGCACCCAGGAATATGCGTTTCCCGCCGGCCAGACCCTGGTGTCCACCACCGATCTCAAGGGGCGCATCCTGTACTGCAACCCGATGTTCATCGAGGTCAGCGGGTACGAAAAGGAAGAACTCCTGGGCCAGCCCCACAACATGATCCGGCACCCGGACATGCCCGAGGAGGCGTTTCGCGACATGTGGGACACCATCGCCAGCGGCGCACCCTGGTCGGCGGCGGTCAAGAACCGGCGCAAGGACGGCTCTTTCTACTGGGTGATGGCCAACGTGACGCCGCTGATGCAGGGCGACCAGCCCACGGGCTATATGTCGGTGCGCACCGAGGCCACGCGCGAAGAGATCCAGGCGGCCGACCGGCTGTACCGGCAGATGCAGGCCGAGAAGCAGGCCGGCACGTCCGTGCACGTGCTGCGCGCGGGCCAGCTGGTGAAGAACACGTCCTGGGGCCGCGTCGCCGGCTGGGTGCGCCTGGGGCCCCTGGGCAAGATGATGCTCTGCACGCTGCTGCTGGTGCTCGCCTCGTTCGGGGCCGCATGGCTGGGCGGGCATGCGGTGACGCTCGCGTCCGGGGTGGCGTGGGTGGCCGTGGCGCTGCTGGCGCTGGCCATGGCGGCCTACCTGCACAAGGTCACGGTCGCGCCGCTGGCGCAGATGCTGCGATGGGCCAACCGCATGGCGGCAGGCGACCTGACGCAGAAGATCAGCGCCACGCGCAGCGACACGGTGGGCGACCTGCAGAAGGCGCTGGCGCAGCTCAACGTGAACCTGCTGTCCATCGTGCGCGACGCGCGCCAGGAGAGCGAGCACATGCAGGTCTCCACCCGCGAGATCGCGCAGGGCAACCAGGACCTGTCGGCGCGCACCGAGGCGCAGGCCGGCAACCTGCAGCAGACGGCCGCGTCGATGGAGGAGATCACCGGCACCGTCAAGCAAACCGCCGAGTCGGCGCGCCAGGCCACGGTGCTGGCCACGCAGGCCACCGGGGTGGCCGAGCGCAGCAGCGAGGCCGTGGATGGCGTGGCCAGCACGATGAAGCAGATCCAGGCCGCGTCGGGCCGCATCAGCGAGATCACGCAGCTCATCGACTCCATCGCGTTCCAGACCAACATCCTGGCGCTCAACGCGGCCGTGGAGGCCGCGCGCGCGGGCGAGCAGGGGCGGGGGTTCGCGGTGGTGGCGTCGGAGGTGCGCAGCCTGTCGCACCGCACGCAGTCCGCCGCCAAGGAAATCCGCCAGCTGATCGACGACTCCGCCACCAAGGTGAGCGAGGGCCATGAAAAAACCGACGCCGCGCAGAAGACCATGGCCGAATCGCTGGAGCTGGTGCGCAGGGTGAACACGCTGATCGGCGAGATCCACAGCGCGTCCAACGAACAGCTCAGCGGCATCTCGCAGGTGAACTCGGCGGTGGCCCAGCTCGACACCATCACGCAGCAGAACGCCGCGCTGGTGGAGGAGAACGCCGCGTCGGCCATGCAGCTCAACGGCCAGGCCCAGACCATGACCGAAACGGTGCAGGTGTTCCGCATCGATGCCTCGGCGCCCGCGCAGACGCGCGATGCGGTGGCGCTGCGCAAGGAGATGAAGGGCGGCCAGGCGGCAAAGTCTTCCAGCCGCGCGCTGGCGCCCGTCTGA
- a CDS encoding DUF4148 domain-containing protein, which translates to MNKTARFLSIAAVAAFASFGAQADEVDASQFATKFETNRTRAEVQAEASAVPQTSGAIPVGSRALVYTSTADRNAVNAQAADALRTGKISSGEIGSL; encoded by the coding sequence ATGAACAAGACCGCACGCTTCCTCTCCATCGCCGCCGTGGCCGCTTTCGCTTCTTTCGGTGCCCAGGCCGACGAAGTCGATGCCTCGCAGTTCGCCACGAAGTTCGAAACGAACCGCACCCGTGCCGAAGTGCAAGCCGAAGCCTCGGCAGTACCCCAAACCAGCGGTGCCATCCCCGTCGGTTCGCGTGCCTTGGTCTACACCTCCACCGCTGACCGCAACGCGGTGAATGCCCAAGCTGCAGACGCCCTGCGCACTGGCAAGATCTCGTCCGGCGAAATCGGATCCCTGTAA
- a CDS encoding CBS domain-containing protein, translating into MTVVAKILQSKPDATVHTIGPATSVFDALKLMADKGIGALIVTEGADIVGIFTERDYARKIALMGRTSSVTQVRDVMTTAVLFVRPDHTSEQCMQLMTGNRLRHLPVVDDSSKLVGMISIGDLVKDIISEQKFIIEQLEQYITGAR; encoded by the coding sequence ATGACCGTAGTCGCCAAGATTCTTCAATCCAAACCCGATGCCACCGTGCATACCATCGGGCCCGCCACTTCGGTGTTCGATGCGCTCAAGCTCATGGCGGACAAGGGCATCGGTGCGTTGATCGTGACCGAAGGCGCCGACATCGTGGGCATCTTCACCGAGCGGGACTACGCGCGAAAAATCGCGCTCATGGGGCGCACGTCCTCGGTCACCCAGGTGCGGGACGTGATGACGACTGCCGTGCTGTTCGTGCGGCCCGACCACACCAGCGAGCAGTGCATGCAGCTGATGACCGGCAACCGGCTGCGCCACCTGCCCGTGGTGGACGACAGCAGCAAGCTCGTGGGCATGATTTCCATCGGTGACCTGGTCAAGGACATCATTTCCGAGCAGAAATTCATCATCGAGCAGCTGGAGCAGTACATCACCGGGGCGCGCTGA